A single window of Drosophila suzukii chromosome 3, CBGP_Dsuzu_IsoJpt1.0, whole genome shotgun sequence DNA harbors:
- the LOC108005028 gene encoding uncharacterized protein isoform X2, giving the protein MRVFGRVTNYFKISRCLSYHAPLFRPRSLIHEKRFRQLCISVTSGAKTTPQADRTCNPGRVRVQKYSQKGNNVFSISDNVDMLRKRISFSGTSGNAPKILPIGLITPETGDGKELKIVIVPLDLSGMDANALKDTLETINQLRLYANHIETFSSSMVEEYGALNEALQEVESQAQSEDVKAESNADDRKFWESYPSSPAADVDAVGTAMDAGMGAGSNMPLQRQAAVSSCLQNSLGNPVRPAATSSSLKTTKSMSALAQPEPIQDSGLGANLKELASQEGDFVEEVRVDVPQDLSNRLNEMAVSSMELSFEMDMTNLRDALNNKDPNSVAPQNPMICMHTKVELDATGKAVQTLPLRFNALISGVVEIDAQKLKDAQLTEDKMPGFNDDLTSLAANLCSTALEKGFATSSKSPDDPYIADLELTKDEEAFPTRIIDTSYMSASTQIGHQREALQKIAEEASTVPGIQEVEVPVPVDKDGCKNPPVKPKRKCPGKCPLITDPCKEDPCERPEKKKAPKKKAVQTTEITSKAKGGAKKDSCAKGGKGKKDGGAKKKDPCAKFKSGEKKDPCAKKDDKKKDPCAKKKDPCAKKDDKKKDPCAKKKDPCAKKDDKKKDPCAKKKDPCAKKDDKKKDPCAKKKDPCAKKDDKKKDPCAKKKDPCAKKDDKKKDPCAKKKDPCAKKDDKKKDPCAKDKKKDPCAKGGKDDKKKKDPCAKFKKGGKDGKDKCKFSTFSRRPDPSKRYLSTALSQVFQESAPVPKAPRFQVYSTLVRRHYRVPALKTSSSCQCSLCKGHLLDKATPPARFTINTTLLRRRFGGLAGRITPGSLSQFSYRGYAKKSKKGGKCGQMAPKYPKSRGKDIKERTGLREDCFSGEDGGCGIKSCTGKCAKVKFPKKKCERKEKKDDGRIGNLLARNTSVQLQTQRRSLSTRVCCHPSPKPKSDEQALALRISNSYEVKVVPVSKPRPKDFDVLIRTGSVAISNSDIHVYENGSRDIEAMSLGHDATGFVEEVGRCVHHLHVGDRVVMESALSCGICELCKQGQYNMCSGLVYNGFLSTYQTHPADLCHRLPPSISMEEGALTQTLALGCQACFKANITPTSNVLILGSCPTAVAAGICANAIGAKRVAIAGCMAPALDVVARDFGFQAVEFDSNALFGEVLEAIYSKFKDWPDCVINCSISAMTMNLAVMALQPCGVCVLAECDSECASFNALDVLMKNIRLVPSFRSANMYPTAIQLMRSGRALMHKFITASYPLSKAEEAFRTAQHESNVGLGKIIVNCADEVDIEENLGRNSKSAS; this is encoded by the exons ATGCGCGTATTTGGTAGAGTAACGAACTATTTTAAG ATATCCCGATGCCTTAGCTACCACGCTCCGCTCTTCCGGCCGCGCAGCCTGATCCACGAAAAGAGGTTCAGACAGTTGTGCATCAGTGTCACCTCTGGAGCCAAGACGACTCCTCAGGCTGACAGGACCTGCAATCCAGGTCGCGTCCGGGTGCAGAAGTACTCGCAGAAGGGCAACAATGTCTTCTCTATCAGCGACAATGTGGATATGTTGCGGAAACGGATCAGCTTCTCTGGGACATCGGGCAATGCACCCAAGATCCTGCCCATTGGCCTGATCACACCGGAAACTGGCGATGGCAAGGAACTGAAGATCGTCATCGTGCCTTTGGACCTGTCCGGCATGGATGCCAATGCTCTGAAGGATACACTGGAGACCATCAACCAGTTGCGGTTGTACGCCAATCATATAGAGACCTTTTCCAGCAGCATGGTCGAGGAATACGGCGCCTTGAAcgaagcccttcaggaagtgGAATCGCAGGCACAGTCGGAAGACGTCAAGGCGGAGTCCAACGCCGATGATCGTAAATTCTGGGAAAGCTACCCATCCTCACCAGCGGCCGACGTCGATGCCGTGGGAACCGCAATGGATGCGGGCATGGGTGCGGGGTCCAACATGCCCCTGCAGCGCCAGGCTGCGGTCAGTAGCTGCCTTCAGAACTCTCTGGGAAATCCAGTTCGTCCAGCAGCTACCAGTTCTTCACTGAAAACCACCAAGTCCATGTCAGCGCTGGCCCAACCCGAACCCATCCAGGACTCTGGCCTGGGAGCAAATCTCAAAGAGCTCGCCTCCCAAGAGGGCGACTTTGTCGAGGAGGTGCGAGTGGATGTGCCGCAGGATCTGAGCAATCGACTCAACGAGATGGCAGTCTCCTCCATGGAGCTGTCCTTTGAAATGGACATGACCAACCTGCGAGATGCTCTCAATAACAAGGACCCGAATTCGGTAGCTCCGCAAAATCCCATGATCTGTATGCACACCAAGGTGGAACTGGATGCAACCGGTAAGGCGGTGCAAACCCTGCCTCTCAGGTTCAATGCCTTGATCTCTGGCGTGGTGGAGATCGATGCTCAGAAGCTTAAGGACGCCCAGTTGACAGAGGATAAAATGCCAGGGTTCAACGATGACCTCACATCGCTGGCTGCCAATCTTTGCAGCACCGCCCTGGAAAAGGGTTTCGCCACCAGCTCAAAATCTCCGGACGACCCCTATATCGCCGATCTGGAACTGACCAAGGATGAGGAGGCCTTTCCGACCAGGATCATCGATACTTCCTATATGTCGGCATCTACTCAAATCGGACATCAGCGTGAAGCCCTGCAGAAGATAGCAGAGGAAGCTTCTACTGTGCCGGGCATCCAGGAGGTGGAGGTACCTGTTCCGGTGGACAAGGATGGCTGCAAGAATCCGCCCGTGAAGCCCAAGCGCAAATGTCCTGGCAAGTGTCCCCTAATCACAGATCCTTGCAAGGAGGATCCTTGCGAGCGTCCTGAAAAGAAAAAGGCTCCCAAGAAAAAGGCGGTACAAACCACGGAGATAACATCAAAGGCCAAGGGTGGCGCTAAGAAAGATTCCTGTGCAAAGGGCGGAAAAGGCAAGAAGGACGGCGGTGCCAAGAAAAAGGATCCTTGTGCTAAGTTCAAGTCTGGGGAGAAGAAAGATCCTTGTGCCAAGAAGGACGATAAGAAAAAGGATCCGTGCGCCAAGAAGAAAGATCCCTGTGCCAAGAAAGACGATAAGAAAAAGGATCCCTGTGCCAAGAAGAAGGATCCTTGCGCCAAGAAAGACGATAAGAAGAAAGATCCTTGTGCCAAGAAGAAGGATCCCTGTGCCAAAAAAGATGATAAAAAGAAAGATCCCTGTGCCAAGAAGAAGGATCCGTGTGCCAAAAAAGACGATAAGAAGAAAGATCCCTGTGCCAAGAAGAAGGATCCTTGTGCTAAGAAGGACGATAAAAAGAAGGATCCATGTGCCAAGAAGAAGGATCCTTGCGCGAAGAAAGACGATAAGAAGAAAGACCCTTGTGCCAAGGACAAAAAGAAGGATCCCTGTGCTAAGGGGGGAAAGGATGACAAAAAGAAAAAGGATCCATGCGCCAAGTTCAAGAAGGGCGGCAAGGATGGCAAGGATAAGTGCAAGTTCTCCACCTTTTCTAGGCGTCCAGATCCAAGCAAACGCTATCTGTCCACTGCCCTGAGCCAAGTCTTCCAAGAATCGGCTCCAGTTCCAAAAGCTCCCCGCTTCCAAGTCTACTCCACTCTTGTACGCCGTCACTATCGTGTCCCTGCTCTCAAGACCTCGAGCTCCTGCCAGTGTTCCCTATGTAAGGGTCATCTGCTGGACAAGGCAACTCCTCCTGCCCGGTTCACGATCAACACAACCCTTCTGCGGCGACGCTTTGGTGGACTTGCGGGTAGGATCACCCCTGGTTCACTGAGCCAATTTAGCTATCGGGGATACGCGAAGAAAAGCAAGAAGGGCGGCAAGTGCGGCCAGATGGCGCCCAAGTACCCCAAGAGTCGTGGCAAGGACATTAAGGAGCGGACGGGCTTGCGAGAGGATTGCTTCAGCGGTGAAGACGGCGGTTGCGGGATCAAAAGCTGCACCGGCAAGTGCGCCAAGGTCAAGTTCCCCAAGAAAAAGTGCGAACGCAAGGAGAAAAAGGACGATG GTAGAATAGGCAATCTCTTGGCCAGGAATACCTCTGTGCAGCTGCAGACGCAACGAAGATCACTCAGCACAAGGGTCTGTTGCCACCCATCTCCGAAACCCAAATCTGACGAACAGGCTCTTGCGCTGCGTATCTCGAATTCCTATGAGGTCAAGGTGGTTCCCGTTTCCAAACCTCGTCCCAAGGATTTCG ACGTTCTTATTCGAACGGGTTCCGTGGCCATCTCGAACTCAGACATCCATGTGTACGAGAACGGCAGTCGCGACATAGAAGCCATGTCCCTGGGTCACGATGCCACGGGATTCGTGGAGGAAGTCGGTCGCTGTGTCCATCATCTGCACGTGGGTGACCGTGTCGTCATGGAGTCTGCCTTGTCCTGCGGCATCTGCGAACTGTGCAAGCAAGGGCAGTACAACATGTGCTCTGGGCTGGTGTACAATGGCTTCCTGAGCACCTACCAAACGCATCCGGCCGACCTATGTCATCGACTTCCCCCGTCCATCAGCATGGAGGAGGGCGCCCTAACCCAAACATTAGCCCTGGGATGTCAGGCGTGCTTCAAGGCCAACATCACGCCCACCAGCAATGTCCTCATCCTGGGATCCTGTCCGACGGCAGTGGCGGCAGGCATATGCGCCAATGCCATCGGGGCCAAGCGTGTGGCCATTGCAGGATGCATGGCTCCCGCCCTGGATGTGGTAGCCCGGGACTTTGGCTTCCAAGCCGTCGAGTTCGACAGCAACGCCCTGTTCGGTGAGGTCCTGGAGGCCATCTACAGCAAGTTCAAGGACTGGCCAGACTGCGTCATAAACTGCTCCATTTCGGCCATGACGATGAACCTGGCGGTCATGGCCTTGCAGCCTTGTGGCGTCTGCGTGCTGGCTGAGTGCGATTCGGAGTGCGCCAGTTTCAATGCCTTGGATGTCCTGATGAAGAACATCCGCCTGGTGCCCAGCTTTCGGTCCGCCAATAT GTATCCCACTGCCATCCAACTCATGCGATCTGGTCGGGCGCTCATGCACAAGTTCATTACGGCCTCATATCCTCTGAGCAAGGCGGAGGAGGCCTTCCGAACTGCCCAGCACGAGTCCAACGTTGGGCTGGGGAAGATCATTGTTAACTGTGCGGACGAAGTGGACATCGAGGAGAATCTAGGGAGGAATTCCAAATCGGCATCGTAG
- the LOC108005028 gene encoding uncharacterized protein isoform X3: MPGILGTFPTHRLGPHLSQISRCLSYHAPLFRPRSLIHEKRFRQLCISVTSGAKTTPQADRTCNPGRVRVQKYSQKGNNVFSISDNVDMLRKRISFSGTSGNAPKILPIGLITPETGDGKELKIVIVPLDLSGMDANALKDTLETINQLRLYANHIETFSSSMVEEYGALNEALQEVESQAQSEDVKAESNADDRKFWESYPSSPAADVDAVGTAMDAGMGAGSNMPLQRQAAVSSCLQNSLGNPVRPAATSSSLKTTKSMSALAQPEPIQDSGLGANLKELASQEGDFVEEVRVDVPQDLSNRLNEMAVSSMELSFEMDMTNLRDALNNKDPNSVAPQNPMICMHTKVELDATGKAVQTLPLRFNALISGVVEIDAQKLKDAQLTEDKMPGFNDDLTSLAANLCSTALEKGFATSSKSPDDPYIADLELTKDEEAFPTRIIDTSYMSASTQIGHQREALQKIAEEASTVPGIQEVEVPVPVDKDGCKNPPVKPKRKCPGKCPLITDPCKEDPCERPEKKKAPKKKAVQTTEITSKAKGGAKKDSCAKGGKGKKDGGAKKKDPCAKFKSGEKKDPCAKKDDKKKDPCAKKKDPCAKKDDKKKDPCAKKKDPCAKKDDKKKDPCAKKKDPCAKKDDKKKDPCAKKKDPCAKKDDKKKDPCAKKKDPCAKKDDKKKDPCAKKKDPCAKKDDKKKDPCAKDKKKDPCAKGGKDDKKKKDPCAKFKKGGKDGKDKCKFSTFSRRPDPSKRYLSTALSQVFQESAPVPKAPRFQVYSTLVRRHYRVPALKTSSSCQCSLCKGHLLDKATPPARFTINTTLLRRRFGGLAGRITPGSLSQFSYRGYAKKSKKGGKCGQMAPKYPKSRGKDIKERTGLREDCFSGEDGGCGIKSCTGKCAKVKFPKKKCERKEKKDDE, from the exons ATGCCGGGGATACTCGGGACGTTCCCGACTCATCGTCTTGGACCGCACCTCTCGCAGATATCCCGATGCCTTAGCTACCACGCTCCGCTCTTCCGGCCGCGCAGCCTGATCCACGAAAAGAGGTTCAGACAGTTGTGCATCAGTGTCACCTCTGGAGCCAAGACGACTCCTCAGGCTGACAGGACCTGCAATCCAGGTCGCGTCCGGGTGCAGAAGTACTCGCAGAAGGGCAACAATGTCTTCTCTATCAGCGACAATGTGGATATGTTGCGGAAACGGATCAGCTTCTCTGGGACATCGGGCAATGCACCCAAGATCCTGCCCATTGGCCTGATCACACCGGAAACTGGCGATGGCAAGGAACTGAAGATCGTCATCGTGCCTTTGGACCTGTCCGGCATGGATGCCAATGCTCTGAAGGATACACTGGAGACCATCAACCAGTTGCGGTTGTACGCCAATCATATAGAGACCTTTTCCAGCAGCATGGTCGAGGAATACGGCGCCTTGAAcgaagcccttcaggaagtgGAATCGCAGGCACAGTCGGAAGACGTCAAGGCGGAGTCCAACGCCGATGATCGTAAATTCTGGGAAAGCTACCCATCCTCACCAGCGGCCGACGTCGATGCCGTGGGAACCGCAATGGATGCGGGCATGGGTGCGGGGTCCAACATGCCCCTGCAGCGCCAGGCTGCGGTCAGTAGCTGCCTTCAGAACTCTCTGGGAAATCCAGTTCGTCCAGCAGCTACCAGTTCTTCACTGAAAACCACCAAGTCCATGTCAGCGCTGGCCCAACCCGAACCCATCCAGGACTCTGGCCTGGGAGCAAATCTCAAAGAGCTCGCCTCCCAAGAGGGCGACTTTGTCGAGGAGGTGCGAGTGGATGTGCCGCAGGATCTGAGCAATCGACTCAACGAGATGGCAGTCTCCTCCATGGAGCTGTCCTTTGAAATGGACATGACCAACCTGCGAGATGCTCTCAATAACAAGGACCCGAATTCGGTAGCTCCGCAAAATCCCATGATCTGTATGCACACCAAGGTGGAACTGGATGCAACCGGTAAGGCGGTGCAAACCCTGCCTCTCAGGTTCAATGCCTTGATCTCTGGCGTGGTGGAGATCGATGCTCAGAAGCTTAAGGACGCCCAGTTGACAGAGGATAAAATGCCAGGGTTCAACGATGACCTCACATCGCTGGCTGCCAATCTTTGCAGCACCGCCCTGGAAAAGGGTTTCGCCACCAGCTCAAAATCTCCGGACGACCCCTATATCGCCGATCTGGAACTGACCAAGGATGAGGAGGCCTTTCCGACCAGGATCATCGATACTTCCTATATGTCGGCATCTACTCAAATCGGACATCAGCGTGAAGCCCTGCAGAAGATAGCAGAGGAAGCTTCTACTGTGCCGGGCATCCAGGAGGTGGAGGTACCTGTTCCGGTGGACAAGGATGGCTGCAAGAATCCGCCCGTGAAGCCCAAGCGCAAATGTCCTGGCAAGTGTCCCCTAATCACAGATCCTTGCAAGGAGGATCCTTGCGAGCGTCCTGAAAAGAAAAAGGCTCCCAAGAAAAAGGCGGTACAAACCACGGAGATAACATCAAAGGCCAAGGGTGGCGCTAAGAAAGATTCCTGTGCAAAGGGCGGAAAAGGCAAGAAGGACGGCGGTGCCAAGAAAAAGGATCCTTGTGCTAAGTTCAAGTCTGGGGAGAAGAAAGATCCTTGTGCCAAGAAGGACGATAAGAAAAAGGATCCGTGCGCCAAGAAGAAAGATCCCTGTGCCAAGAAAGACGATAAGAAAAAGGATCCCTGTGCCAAGAAGAAGGATCCTTGCGCCAAGAAAGACGATAAGAAGAAAGATCCTTGTGCCAAGAAGAAGGATCCCTGTGCCAAAAAAGATGATAAAAAGAAAGATCCCTGTGCCAAGAAGAAGGATCCGTGTGCCAAAAAAGACGATAAGAAGAAAGATCCCTGTGCCAAGAAGAAGGATCCTTGTGCTAAGAAGGACGATAAAAAGAAGGATCCATGTGCCAAGAAGAAGGATCCTTGCGCGAAGAAAGACGATAAGAAGAAAGACCCTTGTGCCAAGGACAAAAAGAAGGATCCCTGTGCTAAGGGGGGAAAGGATGACAAAAAGAAAAAGGATCCATGCGCCAAGTTCAAGAAGGGCGGCAAGGATGGCAAGGATAAGTGCAAGTTCTCCACCTTTTCTAGGCGTCCAGATCCAAGCAAACGCTATCTGTCCACTGCCCTGAGCCAAGTCTTCCAAGAATCGGCTCCAGTTCCAAAAGCTCCCCGCTTCCAAGTCTACTCCACTCTTGTACGCCGTCACTATCGTGTCCCTGCTCTCAAGACCTCGAGCTCCTGCCAGTGTTCCCTATGTAAGGGTCATCTGCTGGACAAGGCAACTCCTCCTGCCCGGTTCACGATCAACACAACCCTTCTGCGGCGACGCTTTGGTGGACTTGCGGGTAGGATCACCCCTGGTTCACTGAGCCAATTTAGCTATCGGGGATACGCGAAGAAAAGCAAGAAGGGCGGCAAGTGCGGCCAGATGGCGCCCAAGTACCCCAAGAGTCGTGGCAAGGACATTAAGGAGCGGACGGGCTTGCGAGAGGATTGCTTCAGCGGTGAAGACGGCGGTTGCGGGATCAAAAGCTGCACCGGCAAGTGCGCCAAGGTCAAGTTCCCCAAGAAAAAGTGCGAACGCAAGGAGAAAAAGGACGATG AATAG
- the LOC108005028 gene encoding uncharacterized protein isoform X1, giving the protein MPGILGTFPTHRLGPHLSQISRCLSYHAPLFRPRSLIHEKRFRQLCISVTSGAKTTPQADRTCNPGRVRVQKYSQKGNNVFSISDNVDMLRKRISFSGTSGNAPKILPIGLITPETGDGKELKIVIVPLDLSGMDANALKDTLETINQLRLYANHIETFSSSMVEEYGALNEALQEVESQAQSEDVKAESNADDRKFWESYPSSPAADVDAVGTAMDAGMGAGSNMPLQRQAAVSSCLQNSLGNPVRPAATSSSLKTTKSMSALAQPEPIQDSGLGANLKELASQEGDFVEEVRVDVPQDLSNRLNEMAVSSMELSFEMDMTNLRDALNNKDPNSVAPQNPMICMHTKVELDATGKAVQTLPLRFNALISGVVEIDAQKLKDAQLTEDKMPGFNDDLTSLAANLCSTALEKGFATSSKSPDDPYIADLELTKDEEAFPTRIIDTSYMSASTQIGHQREALQKIAEEASTVPGIQEVEVPVPVDKDGCKNPPVKPKRKCPGKCPLITDPCKEDPCERPEKKKAPKKKAVQTTEITSKAKGGAKKDSCAKGGKGKKDGGAKKKDPCAKFKSGEKKDPCAKKDDKKKDPCAKKKDPCAKKDDKKKDPCAKKKDPCAKKDDKKKDPCAKKKDPCAKKDDKKKDPCAKKKDPCAKKDDKKKDPCAKKKDPCAKKDDKKKDPCAKKKDPCAKKDDKKKDPCAKDKKKDPCAKGGKDDKKKKDPCAKFKKGGKDGKDKCKFSTFSRRPDPSKRYLSTALSQVFQESAPVPKAPRFQVYSTLVRRHYRVPALKTSSSCQCSLCKGHLLDKATPPARFTINTTLLRRRFGGLAGRITPGSLSQFSYRGYAKKSKKGGKCGQMAPKYPKSRGKDIKERTGLREDCFSGEDGGCGIKSCTGKCAKVKFPKKKCERKEKKDDGRIGNLLARNTSVQLQTQRRSLSTRVCCHPSPKPKSDEQALALRISNSYEVKVVPVSKPRPKDFDVLIRTGSVAISNSDIHVYENGSRDIEAMSLGHDATGFVEEVGRCVHHLHVGDRVVMESALSCGICELCKQGQYNMCSGLVYNGFLSTYQTHPADLCHRLPPSISMEEGALTQTLALGCQACFKANITPTSNVLILGSCPTAVAAGICANAIGAKRVAIAGCMAPALDVVARDFGFQAVEFDSNALFGEVLEAIYSKFKDWPDCVINCSISAMTMNLAVMALQPCGVCVLAECDSECASFNALDVLMKNIRLVPSFRSANMYPTAIQLMRSGRALMHKFITASYPLSKAEEAFRTAQHESNVGLGKIIVNCADEVDIEENLGRNSKSAS; this is encoded by the exons ATGCCGGGGATACTCGGGACGTTCCCGACTCATCGTCTTGGACCGCACCTCTCGCAGATATCCCGATGCCTTAGCTACCACGCTCCGCTCTTCCGGCCGCGCAGCCTGATCCACGAAAAGAGGTTCAGACAGTTGTGCATCAGTGTCACCTCTGGAGCCAAGACGACTCCTCAGGCTGACAGGACCTGCAATCCAGGTCGCGTCCGGGTGCAGAAGTACTCGCAGAAGGGCAACAATGTCTTCTCTATCAGCGACAATGTGGATATGTTGCGGAAACGGATCAGCTTCTCTGGGACATCGGGCAATGCACCCAAGATCCTGCCCATTGGCCTGATCACACCGGAAACTGGCGATGGCAAGGAACTGAAGATCGTCATCGTGCCTTTGGACCTGTCCGGCATGGATGCCAATGCTCTGAAGGATACACTGGAGACCATCAACCAGTTGCGGTTGTACGCCAATCATATAGAGACCTTTTCCAGCAGCATGGTCGAGGAATACGGCGCCTTGAAcgaagcccttcaggaagtgGAATCGCAGGCACAGTCGGAAGACGTCAAGGCGGAGTCCAACGCCGATGATCGTAAATTCTGGGAAAGCTACCCATCCTCACCAGCGGCCGACGTCGATGCCGTGGGAACCGCAATGGATGCGGGCATGGGTGCGGGGTCCAACATGCCCCTGCAGCGCCAGGCTGCGGTCAGTAGCTGCCTTCAGAACTCTCTGGGAAATCCAGTTCGTCCAGCAGCTACCAGTTCTTCACTGAAAACCACCAAGTCCATGTCAGCGCTGGCCCAACCCGAACCCATCCAGGACTCTGGCCTGGGAGCAAATCTCAAAGAGCTCGCCTCCCAAGAGGGCGACTTTGTCGAGGAGGTGCGAGTGGATGTGCCGCAGGATCTGAGCAATCGACTCAACGAGATGGCAGTCTCCTCCATGGAGCTGTCCTTTGAAATGGACATGACCAACCTGCGAGATGCTCTCAATAACAAGGACCCGAATTCGGTAGCTCCGCAAAATCCCATGATCTGTATGCACACCAAGGTGGAACTGGATGCAACCGGTAAGGCGGTGCAAACCCTGCCTCTCAGGTTCAATGCCTTGATCTCTGGCGTGGTGGAGATCGATGCTCAGAAGCTTAAGGACGCCCAGTTGACAGAGGATAAAATGCCAGGGTTCAACGATGACCTCACATCGCTGGCTGCCAATCTTTGCAGCACCGCCCTGGAAAAGGGTTTCGCCACCAGCTCAAAATCTCCGGACGACCCCTATATCGCCGATCTGGAACTGACCAAGGATGAGGAGGCCTTTCCGACCAGGATCATCGATACTTCCTATATGTCGGCATCTACTCAAATCGGACATCAGCGTGAAGCCCTGCAGAAGATAGCAGAGGAAGCTTCTACTGTGCCGGGCATCCAGGAGGTGGAGGTACCTGTTCCGGTGGACAAGGATGGCTGCAAGAATCCGCCCGTGAAGCCCAAGCGCAAATGTCCTGGCAAGTGTCCCCTAATCACAGATCCTTGCAAGGAGGATCCTTGCGAGCGTCCTGAAAAGAAAAAGGCTCCCAAGAAAAAGGCGGTACAAACCACGGAGATAACATCAAAGGCCAAGGGTGGCGCTAAGAAAGATTCCTGTGCAAAGGGCGGAAAAGGCAAGAAGGACGGCGGTGCCAAGAAAAAGGATCCTTGTGCTAAGTTCAAGTCTGGGGAGAAGAAAGATCCTTGTGCCAAGAAGGACGATAAGAAAAAGGATCCGTGCGCCAAGAAGAAAGATCCCTGTGCCAAGAAAGACGATAAGAAAAAGGATCCCTGTGCCAAGAAGAAGGATCCTTGCGCCAAGAAAGACGATAAGAAGAAAGATCCTTGTGCCAAGAAGAAGGATCCCTGTGCCAAAAAAGATGATAAAAAGAAAGATCCCTGTGCCAAGAAGAAGGATCCGTGTGCCAAAAAAGACGATAAGAAGAAAGATCCCTGTGCCAAGAAGAAGGATCCTTGTGCTAAGAAGGACGATAAAAAGAAGGATCCATGTGCCAAGAAGAAGGATCCTTGCGCGAAGAAAGACGATAAGAAGAAAGACCCTTGTGCCAAGGACAAAAAGAAGGATCCCTGTGCTAAGGGGGGAAAGGATGACAAAAAGAAAAAGGATCCATGCGCCAAGTTCAAGAAGGGCGGCAAGGATGGCAAGGATAAGTGCAAGTTCTCCACCTTTTCTAGGCGTCCAGATCCAAGCAAACGCTATCTGTCCACTGCCCTGAGCCAAGTCTTCCAAGAATCGGCTCCAGTTCCAAAAGCTCCCCGCTTCCAAGTCTACTCCACTCTTGTACGCCGTCACTATCGTGTCCCTGCTCTCAAGACCTCGAGCTCCTGCCAGTGTTCCCTATGTAAGGGTCATCTGCTGGACAAGGCAACTCCTCCTGCCCGGTTCACGATCAACACAACCCTTCTGCGGCGACGCTTTGGTGGACTTGCGGGTAGGATCACCCCTGGTTCACTGAGCCAATTTAGCTATCGGGGATACGCGAAGAAAAGCAAGAAGGGCGGCAAGTGCGGCCAGATGGCGCCCAAGTACCCCAAGAGTCGTGGCAAGGACATTAAGGAGCGGACGGGCTTGCGAGAGGATTGCTTCAGCGGTGAAGACGGCGGTTGCGGGATCAAAAGCTGCACCGGCAAGTGCGCCAAGGTCAAGTTCCCCAAGAAAAAGTGCGAACGCAAGGAGAAAAAGGACGATG GTAGAATAGGCAATCTCTTGGCCAGGAATACCTCTGTGCAGCTGCAGACGCAACGAAGATCACTCAGCACAAGGGTCTGTTGCCACCCATCTCCGAAACCCAAATCTGACGAACAGGCTCTTGCGCTGCGTATCTCGAATTCCTATGAGGTCAAGGTGGTTCCCGTTTCCAAACCTCGTCCCAAGGATTTCG ACGTTCTTATTCGAACGGGTTCCGTGGCCATCTCGAACTCAGACATCCATGTGTACGAGAACGGCAGTCGCGACATAGAAGCCATGTCCCTGGGTCACGATGCCACGGGATTCGTGGAGGAAGTCGGTCGCTGTGTCCATCATCTGCACGTGGGTGACCGTGTCGTCATGGAGTCTGCCTTGTCCTGCGGCATCTGCGAACTGTGCAAGCAAGGGCAGTACAACATGTGCTCTGGGCTGGTGTACAATGGCTTCCTGAGCACCTACCAAACGCATCCGGCCGACCTATGTCATCGACTTCCCCCGTCCATCAGCATGGAGGAGGGCGCCCTAACCCAAACATTAGCCCTGGGATGTCAGGCGTGCTTCAAGGCCAACATCACGCCCACCAGCAATGTCCTCATCCTGGGATCCTGTCCGACGGCAGTGGCGGCAGGCATATGCGCCAATGCCATCGGGGCCAAGCGTGTGGCCATTGCAGGATGCATGGCTCCCGCCCTGGATGTGGTAGCCCGGGACTTTGGCTTCCAAGCCGTCGAGTTCGACAGCAACGCCCTGTTCGGTGAGGTCCTGGAGGCCATCTACAGCAAGTTCAAGGACTGGCCAGACTGCGTCATAAACTGCTCCATTTCGGCCATGACGATGAACCTGGCGGTCATGGCCTTGCAGCCTTGTGGCGTCTGCGTGCTGGCTGAGTGCGATTCGGAGTGCGCCAGTTTCAATGCCTTGGATGTCCTGATGAAGAACATCCGCCTGGTGCCCAGCTTTCGGTCCGCCAATAT GTATCCCACTGCCATCCAACTCATGCGATCTGGTCGGGCGCTCATGCACAAGTTCATTACGGCCTCATATCCTCTGAGCAAGGCGGAGGAGGCCTTCCGAACTGCCCAGCACGAGTCCAACGTTGGGCTGGGGAAGATCATTGTTAACTGTGCGGACGAAGTGGACATCGAGGAGAATCTAGGGAGGAATTCCAAATCGGCATCGTAG